Proteins encoded in a region of the Sugiyamaella lignohabitans strain CBS 10342 chromosome B, complete sequence genome:
- the SDS24 gene encoding Sds24p (Protein involved in cell separation during budding; one of two S. cerevisiae homologs (Sds23p and Sds24p) of the S. pombe Sds23 protein, which is implicated in APC/cyclosome regulation; may play an indirect role in fluid-phase endocytosis; protein abundance increases in response to DNA replication stress; SDS24 has a paralog, SDS23, that arose from the whole genome duplication; GO_component: GO:0005737 - cytoplasm [Evidence IEA,IEA]; GO_component: GO:0005737 - cytoplasm [Evidence IDA] [PMID 11914276]; GO_component: GO:0005737 - cytoplasm [Evidence IDA] [PMID 14562095]; GO_function: GO:0030554 - adenyl nucleotide binding [Evidence IEA]; GO_function: GO:0003674 - molecular_function [Evidence ND]; GO_process: GO:0000920 - cytokinetic cell separation [Evidence IGI] [PMID 16041152]; GO_process: GO:0006897 - endocytosis [Evidence IMP] [PMID 11378903]), producing the protein MASSDNSPKSGHPSLAATAPIEVAIPRSPRLSTSQLSPGSGGGAATSPIGGAATSPLRQPSIADLLSTPPPLITTSITDSSSHHSRRASSASRSSDDASTGSVTPHIAAFPPVNSAGSQISRDWQEVPLSELVQKEKLIVVDSTASVEQAFETLDEHDLTSVPIRDGNTITHTFDYADLNAYLLLVLGHIEPIDRTPDVEQKVVNARAGKEVPVKFVSQLGIKDPYVVIPSNSTLSTVVEILGNGVHRIAVSDPATPSDIIGIVSQRRLIRYIWENGRLFKSLEPLFQKPLSELHVGSTNVLSINGEEPVIHALQKMHNEGVSSLAVVDNNKNLLGNISIVDVRLLTKYSQSPLLRSSCKQFLNVILSKRGLQDGKDSFPVFYVTQSSTLGRTLAKMVATRAHRLWIVQPSNPSSTDSPGAVTEGHLTGVVSLTDILYLFAKHAGKEYLDPNNARRQRRRSSSSSVRTQSSVDAFKRSLSIDRR; encoded by the coding sequence ATGGCATCTTCAGACAATTCCCCAAAAAGTGGTCACCCCTCGTTGGCAGCTACTGCTCCCATTGAGGTTGCAATTCCTCGATCTCCACGATTGAGTACATCTCAATTGAGTcctggtagtggtggtggtgctgctaccTCGCCGATAGGTGGTGCTGCGACTTCTCCGTTGAGACAACCTTCAATCGCCGATCTCTTATCAACTCCACCTCCATTAATCACTACTAGTATTACAGATTCTAGTAGTCATCATTCAAGAAGAGCCAGCTCTGCTTCTCGAAGTAGTGATGATGCTAGCACTGGTAGTGTTACTCCGCACATTGCAGCTTTCCCGCCTGTTAACAGTGCAGGCTCCCAGATATCAAGGGATTGGCAAGAAGTCCCTCTATCTGAACTTGTTCAAAAGGAAAAACTTATAGTTGTCGATTCAACAGCGTCGGTCGAACAGGCATTTGAGACTTTAGACGAACACGACCTTACTTCAGTTCCTATTCGCGACGGAAACACCATTACACACACATTCGACTATGCTGATTTGAATGCTTATCTATTACTAGTATTAGGGCACATCGAGCCAATTGACAGGACACCTGACGTCGAGCAAAAGGTTGTAAATGCTAGAGCTGGAAAAGAAGTACCTGTTAAATTTGTATCACAATTAGGGATTAAGGATCCTTACGTTGTTATTCCATCCAACTCGACGCTGTCCACAGTTGTTGAGATTCTTGGCAATGGTGTACATCGCATTGCAGTAAGCGATCCAGCTACTCCAAGTGATATTATCGGTATTGTGTCCCAACGACGTTTGATTAGGTACATTTGGGAAAATGGTAGACTCTTCAAGTCGCTTGAACCCCTGTTCCAAAAACCTCTAAGTGAGCTCCATGTTGGATCAACTAATGTATTATCAATCAACGGCGAAGAGCCCGTTATCCACGCGCTACAAAAAATGCATAATGAAGGAGTCTCGTCTTTGGCTGTGGTTGATAATAACAAGAACTTGCTGGGGAACATCTCAATTGTGGATGTGAGACTTTTGACTAAGTATTCTCAATCACCTTTACTTCGTTCAAGCTGCAAGCAATTTCTCAATGTTATTTTAAGCAAGCGTGGTTTACAAGATGGTAAAGATTCATTCCCAGTATTCTATGTTACTCAATCGTCGACTCTTGGCCGTACACTTGCGAAGATGGTTGCCACCAGAGCACATCGGCTATGGATAGTGCAACCATCAAACCCATCGTCTACTGATTCGCCAGGAGCAGTTACTGAGGGTCATCTGACCGGCGTTGTATCTTTGACTGACATTCTCTACCTTTTTGCAAAACATGCGGGCAAAGAATACCTTGATCCAAATAATGCTCGGCGTCAACGTCGTCGTAGTTCATCCTCATCCGTCCGCACTCAGAGCTCCGTAGATGCCTTTAAGCGGAGTCTTTCCATAGATCGCAGATAG
- the ETT1 gene encoding Ett1p (Nuclear protein that inhibits replication of Brome mosaic virus; S. cerevisiae is a model system for studying replication of positive-strand RNA viruses in their natural hosts; deletion increases stop codon readthrough; GO_component: GO:0005634 - nucleus [Evidence IEA,IEA,IEA]; GO_component: GO:0005634 - nucleus [Evidence IDA] [PMID 10684247]; GO_component: GO:0005634 - nucleus [Evidence IDA] [PMID 14562095]; GO_function: GO:0003674 - molecular_function [Evidence ND]; GO_process: GO:0006355 - regulation of transcription, DNA-templated [Evidence IEA]; GO_process: GO:0006417 - regulation of translation [Evidence IEA]; GO_process: GO:0006351 - transcription, DNA-templated [Evidence IEA]; GO_process: GO:0006415 - translational termination [Evidence IGI,IMP] [PMID 20630870]), protein MPSKRPQGLNKAAKNKKQKVAPNENNGPEKDQTPDFTIALEDEVDPDDELAQLYGLYETYRESSKDSPKLLYGLVHECDRLLRNSTEKLPSRFHNIYAISLLDLAKFVETEDDQPKKKSGNNGESCADFILAAIERASIGIEESSDSIADLYFTLSRAKLALVDEKLKNSPSESRYDEAINILPELKEAVSDFETAEKFLLESGKSFLDFSKDQLGAVEDLLQIVDGFIALEDENEAESDPAASTENIERGRLRSLNDKYLEWSKDRYQRILETSVESKGKNKDPNGSSVSVVLWANRGMGQYYLALAAPLLAKLDDGADEDEDEDDSEDEDEDEDDNDESIALSPEELQSAKDLVQKAVDYLFKAESDDDPETYTVVAEALISLANLFEVESDDQRRLYSQAVLRLRKAQRLGFGSYQELIADLED, encoded by the coding sequence ATGCCGTCTAAAAGGCCTCAGGGTCTAAACAAAGCAGCTAAGAATAAGAAACAGAAAGTAGCCCCAAATGAAAATAACGGTCCGGAAAAGGACCAGACACCCGATTTTACCATTGCCCTTGAAGATGAGGTTGACCCTGACGATGAACTAGCTCAATTGTACGGGCTTTATGAGACTTATAGGGAGTCCTCGAAAGATTCTCCGAAGCTGTTATATGGACTAGTTCATGAATGTGATAGACTACTTCGAAACTCAACAGAAAAGCTTCCGTCACGCTTTCATAATATCTATGCTATCTCTTTGTTAGACTTGGCAAAGTTTGTTGAAACCGAGGACGATCAACCTAAGAAAAAGTCTGGCAATAACGGGGAATCATGTGCTGATTTTATTCTTGCTGCGATTGAAAGAGCTAGCATTGGAATTGAGGAATCATCCGACAGCATTGCTGATTTGTACTTTACGCTGTCACGAGCTAAGCTCGCCCTTGTCGATgagaaattgaagaatTCTCCTTCAGAAAGCAGGTATGATGAAGCtataaatattttgccaGAGCTTAAGGAAGCAGTATCAGATTTTGAAACGGCTGAGAAGTTCTTACTTGAGTCCGGGAAAAGCTTTTTAGATTTTTCTAAAGACCAGCTGGGAGCTGTGGAGGACCTGTTGCAAATAGTTGACGGCTTCATTGCTTTAGAGGACGAAAATGAGGCTGAGAGTGACCCCGCGGCTTCGACGGAAAATATAGAGCGGGGTAGGCTTCGAAGTTTAAATGACAAATATTTGGAATGGAGTAAGGATAGGTACCAAAGGATTCTTGAAACCAGTGTTGAATCAAAAGGAAAGAACAAAGATCCTAACGGTTCGAGTGTATCAGTTGTACTTTGGGCAAATAGAGGTATGGGGCAGTACTACTTAGCTTTAGCTGCTCCATTACTTGCAAAACTAGACGATGGTGCAGATGAggacgaggacgaggacgatagtgaagatgaggatgaagatgaagatgataacGACGAATCTATAGCTCTCTCACCAGAAGAGTTACAATCTGCAAAAGATCTGGTGCAAAAGGCAGTAGATTATCTCTTCAAAGCCGAATCTGACGACGATCCTGAAACGTATACTGTCGTAGCTGAAGCTCTGATATCTTTAGCGAATTTATTTGAGGTCGAGAGTGATGATCAAAGACGATTATATTCTCAAGCAGTTCTTCGTCTTAGGAAAGCTCAGCGCCTGGGCTTTGGCAGTTACCAGGAACTTATTGCTGATCTTGAAGACTGA
- the TMC1 gene encoding Tmc1p (AN1-type zinc finger hypothetical protein; may protect cells from trivalent metalloid induced proteotoxicity; contains a PACE promoter element, a transcriptional profile similar to CUZ1 and RPN2, and decreased expression in an RPN4 mutant; induced by nitrogen limitation and weak acid; ortholog of human AIRAP, which stimulates proteasome activity in response to arsenic; protein abundance increases in response to DNA replication stress; GO_component: GO:0005634 - nucleus [Evidence IEA,IEA]; GO_component: GO:0005634 - nucleus [Evidence IDA] [PMID 14562095]; GO_function: GO:0046872 - metal ion binding [Evidence IEA]; GO_function: GO:0003674 - molecular_function [Evidence ND]; GO_function: GO:0008270 - zinc ion binding [Evidence IEA]; GO_process: GO:0071243 - cellular response to arsenic-containing substance [Evidence IMP] [PMID 24297164]), producing the protein MTSFNTPDTTSLDDDNKTLDDYHIPTNSTLYFASSLDSQASLASPSPAPSTASSSPAKKSRKRCTFKSCISAPLRGVGDCVFCEGHFCSKHRLLEQHDCVGLQNCKQQLHERNAVKLHQQQTVANKV; encoded by the exons ATGA CCTCTTTTAATACTCCTGACACC ACATCTTTGGACGACGATAACAAGACTTTGGACGACTACCATATTCCAACTAATTCCACCCTGTACTTTGCATCTTCACTGGACTCGCAGGCTTCTCTAGCATCGCCATCCCCAGCTCCTTCCACAGCGTCTAGCTCACCAGCGAAGAAGAGTAGGAAGCGCTGTACCTTTAAATCATGTATTTCCGCTCCTTTACGAGGCGTTGGCGACTGTGTGTTCTGTGAGGGCCATTTCTGCTCTAAACATAGACTTCTAGAACAACACGACTGTGTTGGGTTACAGAACTgtaagcagcagctccatGAGCGCAATGCTGTCAAActacatcaacaacagacgGTCGCTAATAAGGTCTGA
- the MET1 gene encoding uroporphyrinogen-III C-methyltransferase (S-adenosyl-L-methionine uroporphyrinogen III transmethylase; involved in the biosynthesis of siroheme, a prosthetic group used by sulfite reductase; required for sulfate assimilation and methionine biosynthesis; GO_component: GO:0005622 - intracellular [Evidence IC] [PMID 10051442]; GO_component: GO:0005622 - intracellular [Evidence IC] [PMID 9003798]; GO_function: GO:0008168 - methyltransferase activity [Evidence IEA,IEA]; GO_function: GO:0043115 - precorrin-2 dehydrogenase activity [Evidence IEA]; GO_function: GO:0016740 - transferase activity [Evidence IEA]; GO_function: GO:0004851 - uroporphyrin-III C-methyltransferase activity [Evidence IEA,IEA]; GO_function: GO:0004851 - uroporphyrin-III C-methyltransferase activity [Evidence IDA] [PMID 10051442]; GO_process: GO:0008652 - cellular amino acid biosynthetic process [Evidence IEA]; GO_process: GO:0008152 - metabolic process [Evidence IEA]; GO_process: GO:0009086 - methionine biosynthetic process [Evidence IEA]; GO_process: GO:0009086 - methionine biosynthetic process [Evidence IMP] [PMID 1101032]; GO_process: GO:0032259 - methylation [Evidence IEA]; GO_process: GO:0055114 - oxidation-reduction process [Evidence IEA]; GO_process: GO:0006779 - porphyrin-containing compound biosynthetic process [Evidence IEA,IEA]; GO_process: GO:0019354 - siroheme biosynthetic process [Evidence IEA]; GO_process: GO:0019354 - siroheme biosynthetic process [Evidence IGI,ISS] [PMID 9003798]; GO_process: GO:0000103 - sulfate assimilation [Evidence NAS] [PMID 9003798]), translated as MGILINHSVENTVALVVGDTPLAQSRYERLKSLGASPLLVSVADFEIKSILELGRQEVDNIVDSVYVATGEKDLNLARDIAAYCKKHRVPVNVADHPELCSFTLLSTYSEGDFQLGITTGGKGCRLANRIKRHVTKSLPPNVGEICKRVGELRYQIQAEDKVDISVGQHDDDADQAADFNKLVLESQAESIEEKKKQRIRWLSQIVEYYPFSKLATLDPSELSREYGRTQSVTDTEEESVRRGRISLVGSGPGSEDLLTKAALKEINTADIILADKLVPSQVLELIPRRTPVHIAKKFPGNAERAQEELLELGLEALEQGKHVVRLKQGDPYIFGRGAEEFIFFRDHGFTPTVIAGITSALAAPLYACISATHRNVADQLLVCTGTGRGGTLPDLPEWVASRTTVFLMSLHRIEQVVEALIKEKHWNENVPCAVVERASCPDQRIIRTRLKHVAEAIKANGSRPPGLLVTGFACDVITPYPQTDSEQKWLVSEGI; from the coding sequence ATGGGCATTTTAATTAACCATAGTGTTGAGAACACTGTGGCTTTAGTTGTAGGGGATACACCATTGGCACAGTCAAGGTATGAACGATTAAAATCTTTAGGTGCATCTCCATTATTGGTCTCAGTGGCTGACTTCGAGATCAAAAGCATATTAGAGTTGGGCCGTCAAGAAGTGGATAATATTGTTGATTCAGTGTACGTTGCGACTGGAGAGAAGGATTTAAATCTTGCGAGAGATATAGCAGCTTATTGCAAGAAGCACCGTGTACCCGTAAATGTAGCGGATCATCCTGAACTTTGTAGCTTCACGCTTCTATCGACTTATTCAGAAGGCGATTTCCAATTAGGCATCACCACTGGTGGAAAAGGATGTAGATTGGCCAATAGAATAAAAAGGCATGTGACTAAGAGTCTTCCTCCAAATGTGGGTGAGATTTGTAAAAGAGTTGGTGAACTGAGGTATCAAATCCAGGCGGAGGACAAGGTGGACATTTCAGTTGGCCAACATGACGATGATGCGGACCAGGCCGCTGATTTCAATAAGCTGGTACTAGAGAGTCAAGCAGAAAGTATAgaggaaaagaagaagcagagaaTTCGCTGGTTGTCTCAAATTGTTGAATATTATCCTTTCTCGAAATTGGCAACTCTAGATCCTTCAGAGCTGTCAAGAGAATATGGCAGAACACAGTCTGTTACAGATACTGAGGAAGAATCTGTTCGCCGAGGAAGAATTTCACTTGTCGGTTCTGGTCCAGGCAGTGAGGATCTTCTTACGAAAGCGGCTTTAAAAGAGATCAATACCGCAGATATAATCCTTGCAGACAAACTGGTGCCCTCACAAGTTTTGGAATTGATTCCTAGAAGAACGCCCGTTCATATTGCCAAGAAATTTCCCGGCAATGCAGAACGCGCTCAAGAAGAGCTTCTTGAACTTGGTCTCGAAGCTCTTGAACAAGGCAAACATGTGGTACGTCTTAAACAGGGTGACCCTTATATATTCGGACGCGGAGCTGAAGAGTTCATTTTTTTCCGTGACCATGGATTCACTCCCACTGTAATCGCAGGCATCACTTCAGCGCTTGCAGCTCCCTTATATGCCTGTATCTCGGCCACTCATAGGAACGTTGCGGACCAACTTTTGGTATGTACTGGTACTGGCCGTGGTGGCACTTTGCCAGACTTACCCGAATGGGTTGCTTCAAGAACTACAGTGTTTTTGATGTCATTACATCGTATTGAACAAGTAGTAGAAGCCCTcataaaagaaaaacattGGAACGAAAACGTCCCATGTGCTGTAGTTGAACGAGCTTCATGCCCTGACCAACGTATTATTAGAACCAGACTCAAGCATGTCGCCGAGGCCATTAAAGCTAATGGCTCTCGTCCTCCTGGCCTACTTGTAACGGGATTCGCTTGCGATGTAATCACACCCTACCCACAAACTGATTCCGAACAGAAATGGCTGGTCTCTGAAGGTATATGA
- the JEM1 gene encoding Jem1p (DnaJ-like chaperone required for nuclear membrane fusion during mating; localizes to the ER membrane; exhibits genetic interactions with KAR2; GO_component: GO:0005783 - endoplasmic reticulum [Evidence IEA]; GO_component: GO:0005783 - endoplasmic reticulum [Evidence IDA] [PMID 9148890]; GO_component: GO:0005789 - endoplasmic reticulum membrane [Evidence IEA]; GO_component: GO:0016020 - membrane [Evidence IEA]; GO_component: GO:0031965 - nuclear membrane [Evidence IEA]; GO_component: GO:0042175 - nuclear outer membrane-endoplasmic reticulum membrane network [Evidence IDA] [PMID 15282802]; GO_component: GO:0005634 - nucleus [Evidence IEA]; GO_function: GO:0051087 - chaperone binding [Evidence ISS] [PMID 9148890]; GO_function: GO:0051082 - unfolded protein binding [Evidence ISS] [PMID 9148890]; GO_process: GO:0030433 - ER-associated ubiquitin-dependent protein catabolic process [Evidence IMP] [PMID 11381090]; GO_process: GO:0000742 - karyogamy involved in conjugation with cellular fusion [Evidence IGI,IMP] [PMID 10069807]; GO_process: GO:0034975 - protein folding in endoplasmic reticulum [Evidence IGI] [PMID 9817751]) — MKFFKWSAGAATSLVALLAISGISAESLMEPATGFVSKGDSLLSTGDVSGALEHYDSAVRIDPENYLYLFKRGAALLSLGRDLQALKDFDRALEIGPKFESALNQRAKINLKFGRIESALDDAKGLKAITAQNIIESAAIYSNSLQQALKAEKKGDIEGCIAHASEALAVSPNSLEMRKLRAKCRISHNDMREALVDLSHVQSLTPSNPESFVTAVKIYYYSFHEYDSAMQTLRRCLQYDPDCAACLKVHRQIKKIEKKISKYSKDSLAKKVAEHEVWKEVKTTLDQQNVYKDIEKDVLSNLKEVGTTGENSGLLRDLQQILCEAYYNTKDFKSKQGQEYCKIAFENDRTFATAVLYQASVEMDKDNFDIAAQILHDFQQSTGIQDHKVASKLREAQILARRAKEKDYYKVLGVSRTADDKEIKKAYRGLTKQFHPDKYRGQMTAEEVERKMADINEAYEVLSDEEKRQQFDNGHDPNDPNGGGPGGPGGNPFRGTPFHFQAGGPGGFHQQHFQGGFDFGSFQEQFMKQQFRAQSR; from the coding sequence ATGAAGTTCTTCAAATGGAGTGCTGGTGCCGCAACGTCCTTGGTAGCGCTGTTAGCTATCAGTGGAATTTCGGCAGAAAGTTTGATGGAACCTGCTACCGGATTCGTTTCTAAAGGCGATTCTCTGCTCTCAACGGGAGATGTGTCGGGAGCTTTGGAACATTATGACTCTGCTGTCAGGATTGATCCagaaaattatttatatctgTTCAAAAGAGGGGCAGCCTTGCTTTCTCTTGGAAGGGACCTTCAAGCATTAAAAGACTTTGATAGAGCTTTAGAGATAGGACCTAAGTTTGAAAGTGCATTGAACCAACGGGCTAAAATAAACCTCAAGTTTGGCAGAATAGAATCTGCTCTGGATGATGCGAAAGGTCTGAAAGCTATAACCGCccaaaatattattgaGAGCGCTGCTATTTACAGTAATTCATTGCAACAAGCACTCAAAGCTGAAAAGAAAGGAGATATCGAAGGTTGTATTGCCCATGCTTCAGAGGCATTAGCTGTATCGCCAAACAGCTTGGAAATGCGTAAGCTCCGTGCGAAATGTCGTATCAGTCATAACGATATGCGAGAGGCTCTAGTGGATCTGAGTCATGTCCAGAGCTTGACACCATCTAATCCTGAATCATTTGTGACAGCGGTGAAAATCTATTATTACAGCTTCCATGAGTATGATAGTGCCATGCAAACCCTGCGTCGCTGCTTACAGTATGATCCAGATTGCGCGGCATGTTTAAAAGTCCACCGACAAATTAAGAAGATCGAAAAGAAGATATCCAAGTATTCGAAAGACTCCTTAGCTAAGAAAGTCGCAGAGCACGAAGTGTGGAAGGAAGTAAAGACGACGTTAGATCAACAAAACGTTTACAAGGATATCGAAAAGGATGTCCTGAGCAATCTAAAAGAAGTTGGTACGACTGGTGAAAATTCTGGTCTACTCCGTGATCTTCAACAAATACTATGCGAAGCATACTACAATACCAAGgatttcaaatccaaacAGGGTCAAGAGTACTGTAAAATtgcatttgaaaatgacAGAACGTTTGCTACAGCTGTGCTATATCAAGCGAGTGTGGAGATGGATAAAGATAACTTTGACATAGCCGCTCAGATACTACACGACTTCCAGCAAAGTACTGGTATCCAAGACCACAAAGTGGCTAGTAAGCTACGGGAAGCACAGATTCTTGCTCGTCGTgctaaagaaaaagattatTATAAAGTGCTCGGTGTTTCACGGACTGCTGATGATAAGGAGATCAAGAAAGCGTACCGTGGACTCACCAAACAATTCCACCCCGATAAGTACAGAGGACAAATGACAGCCGAAGAGGTAGAGCGGAAAATGGCGGATATTAACGAAGCATATGAAGTGCTTTCAGACGAAGAAAAGCGTCAACAGTTTGACAACGGCCACGATCCAAACGACCCCAACGGAGGTGGCCCAGGCGGGCCAGGCGGTAACCCGTTCAGGGGCACGCCTTTCCATTTTCAGGCTGGTGGACCAGGTGGGttccatcaacagcatttCCAAGGTGGTTTTGACTTTGGCTCGTTTCAAGAGCAATTTatgaagcagcagttcCGTGCCCAAAGTCGTTAG